The following proteins come from a genomic window of Paucimonas lemoignei:
- a CDS encoding thymidine phosphorylase produces MHNEDKVVPLTKANADPALNSPLARLPVVLLQVRDKAAQQIKDALQELFDNADDTLFEMADRAHNNTEQNSFFEAMRDLRLKRKSIERAFLDKFYEAFLRIGQYQIIEPTIETPVSFDKLSLVHNDDLEKTVAVDAMVAKVLSRDGIALDQLTTRLNHLITQPLTVESNPMGPALLCDFFLQAGRSLGVGIKVKLIILKLFEKYVLSDADELYGEANQLLIATGVLPELKALPARRSTDRAARQPRERVSEQFAEPGVAQAADKLDHSVQEVFSALQELLLQVRGNLAPRHHEAGVEPRPISSQDLLRLLSHLQQYVPPADAPEDFDLRNQLEQLLSRVSLKSGKFRVVGVVDEDVINLISMLFEFILDDRNLPASLRALIGRLQIPMLKVAVLDKSFFSRGTHPARRLLNEIASAALGWGGRDDYQRDSLYMRVEQIVQRLLNDFVDDPAIFSELLVDFLAFTSDERRRSELLEQRTRDAEEGRARAELARQRVQQELNQRLLGKVLPEVVVRLLQEAWSKVLLLTCLKHGDESLEWEAGLAAMDDLIWSVELHEEAEARQRLLDLVPGLLKALRDGLASAAFDPFATSEFFSQLETLHVQAFQHFSRIQDAGGDALDEESGSHDSDAGITNGPVMIEVVEEIVLIAPGEQLLNEPVLRLPDDDVGLVQVDQLRLGGWVEIQEDEDHRLRCKLAAIVEPSGRYVFVNRTGMKVLEKTRMGLAVEFRRGTIRLLDDALLFDRALESVLGNLRKLKGA; encoded by the coding sequence ATGCATAACGAAGACAAGGTGGTGCCGCTGACTAAGGCTAACGCCGATCCAGCGCTGAATTCGCCTCTGGCGCGGCTGCCTGTCGTTTTGCTTCAGGTGCGCGATAAAGCCGCGCAGCAAATCAAGGACGCTCTGCAGGAGCTGTTCGACAACGCCGATGACACGCTGTTTGAAATGGCGGATCGCGCGCACAACAACACCGAGCAAAACTCTTTTTTTGAAGCCATGCGCGACTTGCGCCTCAAGCGCAAAAGCATCGAGCGGGCGTTTCTCGATAAATTCTATGAAGCGTTTCTGCGCATCGGCCAATACCAGATTATCGAGCCGACCATTGAGACACCGGTGTCCTTCGACAAGCTGTCGCTGGTGCATAACGACGATCTGGAAAAAACCGTTGCCGTGGATGCGATGGTCGCCAAGGTGCTCAGCCGCGACGGCATTGCCCTCGATCAACTGACCACGCGCCTGAACCATCTGATTACCCAGCCCCTGACTGTCGAGAGCAATCCGATGGGTCCGGCGCTGCTGTGCGACTTTTTTCTACAGGCCGGGCGCAGCCTGGGCGTCGGCATCAAGGTCAAGCTGATCATCCTCAAGTTGTTTGAGAAATATGTCCTGAGTGACGCCGATGAACTGTACGGCGAAGCCAATCAGTTGCTGATCGCCACTGGTGTGCTGCCGGAGCTCAAGGCTCTGCCAGCGCGTCGCTCCACAGACCGCGCCGCTCGCCAGCCCCGTGAGCGGGTCAGCGAGCAGTTCGCCGAACCGGGCGTGGCGCAGGCCGCGGACAAACTGGATCACAGCGTCCAGGAAGTGTTTTCGGCGTTGCAGGAGTTGCTGCTGCAAGTGCGCGGTAACCTCGCGCCGCGACATCATGAGGCGGGAGTCGAGCCACGCCCGATCTCAAGCCAGGATTTGTTGCGCCTGCTCTCGCACTTGCAGCAATACGTGCCGCCTGCGGATGCGCCGGAGGATTTCGACCTGCGCAATCAGCTTGAACAACTGCTCTCCCGGGTCAGCCTGAAAAGCGGCAAGTTCCGCGTGGTCGGGGTCGTCGATGAAGACGTCATCAACCTGATCTCCATGCTCTTCGAGTTCATTCTGGATGACCGCAACCTGCCAGCCTCGCTGCGTGCCTTGATCGGGCGCCTGCAGATTCCGATGCTCAAGGTGGCAGTGCTGGACAAGAGTTTTTTCAGCCGTGGCACCCACCCGGCGCGCCGCTTGTTGAATGAAATTGCCTCGGCCGCGTTGGGCTGGGGCGGGCGCGATGATTATCAGCGCGACTCGCTGTACATGCGGGTTGAGCAGATTGTGCAGCGCTTGCTTAATGATTTTGTCGATGACCCGGCCATCTTCTCCGAATTGCTGGTGGATTTCCTGGCATTCACCAGCGATGAGCGCCGCCGCAGTGAACTGCTGGAGCAGCGTACCCGGGACGCCGAAGAAGGCCGTGCTCGCGCCGAACTGGCGCGTCAGCGGGTTCAGCAGGAGCTGAATCAGCGCTTGCTCGGCAAAGTCTTGCCCGAGGTGGTAGTCCGCTTGCTGCAAGAGGCCTGGAGCAAAGTACTGCTGCTGACCTGTCTCAAGCATGGCGATGAGTCACTTGAATGGGAGGCCGGGTTGGCTGCCATGGACGACTTGATCTGGAGCGTCGAGCTGCACGAAGAAGCCGAAGCGCGCCAGCGTCTGCTGGACTTGGTGCCAGGTTTGCTTAAAGCCCTACGCGACGGCCTGGCCAGCGCGGCGTTCGACCCGTTTGCGACCAGCGAATTTTTCAGCCAGCTGGAAACCCTGCATGTGCAGGCATTCCAGCATTTCTCGCGTATTCAGGATGCGGGCGGCGATGCCCTCGACGAAGAGTCCGGCAGTCATGACAGCGATGCTGGCATCACGAATGGCCCGGTCATGATCGAGGTGGTTGAAGAAATCGTCTTGATCGCGCCCGGTGAGCAGCTGCTTAACGAGCCTGTGCTGCGCTTGCCCGATGACGACGTGGGGCTGGTCCAGGTTGACCAGCTGCGCCTGGGCGGTTGGGTCGAGATTCAGGAAGATGAAGACCACAGACTGCGCTGCAAGCTGGCGGCCATCGTCGAGCCTAGCGGGCGTTATGTGTTCGTCAATCGCACGGGCATGAAGGTCCTGGAAAAAACCCGCATGGGCCTGGCCGTGGAATTCCGTCGCGGCACCATCCGCCTGCTGGACGATGCGCTGCTGTTCGACCGTGCACTGGAGTCGGTGCTGGGGAATTTGCGCAAGCTCAAGGGGGCTTGA
- the epsF_1 gene encoding type II secretion system protein, with protein sequence MASKAAKVIVYTWEGTDKQGAKTIGEMSGHNPALIKAQLRKQGITPTKVRKKPMSLFGQGKAVKPLDIAFFTRQMSTMMKAGVPLLQSFDIIIDGADNPNMRKLIEELRDDVAAGNNFAAALKKRPRYFDDLYCNLVSAGEQSGALETLLARVATYKEKTEALKSKIKKAMTYPIAVMIVAILVTGILLVKVVPQFQQVFASFGAELPIFTQMVVGLSEFTQRWWLGIIGVIVASVFVFKHLNRTSEEFRNRKDRILLKVPIVGQLIYKSSVARFARTLATTFAAGVPLVEALDSVAGATGNVVFRNAVNKVKNDVATGMQLNYSMRSTGVFPSLAIQMTAIGEESGALDTMLDKVATYYEDEVDNMVNSMTSLLEPIIMVFLGVVVGGLVLAMYLPIFQMGNAF encoded by the coding sequence ATGGCCAGCAAAGCAGCAAAAGTCATTGTTTACACTTGGGAAGGCACTGACAAACAGGGTGCGAAAACCATCGGCGAGATGAGCGGCCATAACCCGGCGCTGATCAAGGCGCAGTTGCGCAAACAAGGCATCACCCCCACCAAAGTGCGCAAGAAGCCGATGTCGCTGTTTGGCCAGGGTAAAGCAGTCAAGCCACTGGACATTGCCTTCTTCACCCGGCAGATGTCGACCATGATGAAGGCTGGCGTCCCGCTACTGCAGTCCTTCGACATCATCATCGACGGCGCGGACAACCCCAATATGCGCAAACTGATCGAGGAACTGCGCGATGACGTGGCGGCGGGTAACAACTTCGCCGCTGCCTTGAAAAAGAGGCCGCGGTATTTCGACGACTTGTACTGCAATCTGGTCAGTGCCGGAGAACAATCCGGCGCACTGGAAACGTTGCTGGCCCGGGTCGCGACTTATAAAGAAAAGACCGAGGCGTTGAAATCCAAGATTAAAAAGGCAATGACTTACCCAATTGCGGTAATGATTGTCGCCATCCTTGTTACCGGTATTTTGCTCGTCAAGGTAGTCCCGCAATTCCAGCAGGTTTTTGCCAGCTTCGGGGCTGAATTGCCTATCTTCACCCAGATGGTGGTCGGGCTTTCAGAGTTCACCCAAAGATGGTGGCTAGGAATTATTGGGGTCATCGTTGCCAGCGTCTTTGTCTTCAAGCACCTCAACAGAACGTCCGAAGAATTCAGAAACCGCAAGGATAGAATCCTGCTCAAAGTGCCGATTGTGGGGCAGCTGATTTACAAATCCTCGGTGGCCCGTTTCGCCCGAACATTGGCAACGACTTTTGCCGCTGGCGTGCCACTGGTGGAAGCATTGGACTCGGTTGCTGGAGCCACCGGTAACGTGGTGTTTCGCAATGCGGTGAATAAGGTCAAGAATGACGTTGCTACCGGTATGCAGCTGAACTACTCCATGCGCAGCACGGGGGTGTTCCCATCGCTTGCTATCCAGATGACTGCTATCGGTGAAGAATCCGGCGCGCTAGATACCATGCTTGATAAGGTAGCCACTTACTACGAAGACGAAGTAGACAATATGGTCAACAGCATGACCAGCCTGTTGGAGCCTATCATCATGGTGTTCTTGGGTGTTGTAGTGGGCGGTCTTGTGCTTGCGATGTATTTGCCCATCTTTCAAATGGGAAATGCCTTTTAA
- the ampD gene encoding N-acetyl-anhydromuranmyl-L-alanine amidase — translation MQLDCASGWCHGVHHCPSPNFNARPAGEVSLLVIHNISLPPAQFKTGKVQAFFQNQLDVTEHPYFAGIADLKVSAHFLIERDGEVTQFVSCLERAWHAGVSSFEGRETCNDFSVGIELEGTDEQPFSDAQYAALVDLTRQLQAAFPAITADRICGHSDIAPGRKTDPGPYFEWPRYKAALQV, via the coding sequence ATGCAACTCGATTGCGCAAGCGGCTGGTGCCACGGCGTGCATCACTGCCCCTCGCCCAACTTCAATGCGCGGCCTGCCGGTGAAGTGTCTCTTTTGGTGATCCACAACATCAGCCTGCCGCCCGCTCAGTTCAAGACCGGCAAAGTGCAGGCGTTTTTCCAGAACCAACTGGATGTCACAGAGCACCCGTACTTTGCCGGGATTGCGGACCTTAAAGTGTCAGCGCATTTTCTGATCGAGCGTGATGGCGAGGTCACTCAGTTCGTCTCTTGTCTTGAACGTGCGTGGCATGCCGGGGTTTCCAGCTTCGAGGGTCGGGAAACCTGCAATGATTTTTCCGTGGGGATCGAGCTGGAAGGCACGGACGAGCAGCCTTTCAGTGACGCGCAATACGCGGCGCTGGTTGATCTGACACGCCAGTTGCAGGCGGCATTTCCGGCTATCACGGCGGACCGAATCTGCGGTCACAGCGACATCGCGCCCGGTCGCAAGACTGATCCGGGCCCCTATTTCGAATGGCCGCGTTATAAAGCGGCCTTGCAGGTTTGA
- the coaE gene encoding Dephospho-CoA kinase produces MTQAAFKPWILGLTGGIGSGKSAAAQCFIDLGVHVVDADHAARWVVEPGRPALPLIAEHFGPTVLQVDGTLNRAALRGLIFEDAEQRRWLEALLHPLIGQEIRRDLTSATSPYAILVSPLLIESGQWKMARRILVIDAPQQLQMERTMLRDHSSQEQVQAILKAQASREDRLSRADDVVVNDRDTAWLQSEVERLHHYYLTLPGEQA; encoded by the coding sequence ATGACCCAAGCTGCTTTCAAACCCTGGATTCTTGGCCTCACAGGCGGCATTGGCAGTGGCAAAAGTGCTGCTGCTCAGTGCTTCATCGACCTCGGGGTTCATGTGGTAGATGCCGACCACGCCGCGCGCTGGGTGGTTGAACCCGGGCGCCCTGCTCTGCCGTTGATTGCCGAGCACTTCGGCCCGACGGTGCTGCAAGTCGATGGCACCCTTAATCGTGCAGCCCTGCGCGGTTTGATCTTCGAAGACGCCGAACAGCGCCGCTGGCTTGAAGCCCTGCTGCACCCGTTGATTGGTCAGGAGATCCGCAGGGACCTGACCAGTGCAACGTCGCCTTACGCCATTCTGGTCTCGCCGCTCCTGATCGAATCCGGGCAATGGAAGATGGCACGACGCATTCTGGTTATTGATGCGCCGCAGCAACTGCAAATGGAACGCACCATGCTGCGCGACCATTCGAGCCAGGAGCAAGTGCAGGCGATTCTCAAGGCCCAGGCCAGTCGTGAAGACCGATTGAGCCGCGCCGACGATGTGGTGGTCAATGACCGTGACACCGCCTGGCTGCAAAGCGAAGTCGAGCGCCTGCATCACTACTATTTAACTTTGCCGGGAGAACAGGCATGA
- the yjjV gene encoding TatD family hydrolase, with translation MKLIDTHTHLDFADFDADRAAILANSKALGVEQMVVLGVYQRNWQRVWDLTLENPALHAALGLHPVYIDEHQPEHLAELGDWLARLHGHPQLCAVGEIGLDYYVETLDRERQQHVFEAQLHLAADFKLPALLHVRRSHADVIATLKRFKLGRSGIIHAFAGSQEEAREYIKLGFKLGLGGAATWPQALRMHRVIAQLPLDCIVLETDSPDMAPAMYPGQRNSPEHLPDICEALAKLMGVTAEQLAEASTRNACEVFGWG, from the coding sequence GTGAAGCTGATCGACACCCACACCCACCTGGATTTTGCTGACTTTGACGCCGATCGCGCTGCGATCCTCGCCAACAGCAAGGCCTTGGGTGTGGAGCAGATGGTGGTACTCGGGGTTTACCAGCGCAACTGGCAGCGGGTCTGGGACCTGACGCTGGAGAATCCGGCGCTGCATGCGGCGCTTGGTTTGCACCCGGTGTACATCGACGAGCATCAGCCGGAACATCTCGCTGAACTGGGCGACTGGCTGGCCCGGCTGCACGGCCACCCTCAGCTGTGCGCAGTGGGTGAAATCGGCCTGGATTATTACGTCGAGACACTGGATCGGGAACGTCAGCAGCACGTATTCGAAGCCCAACTGCACTTGGCTGCGGATTTCAAACTGCCCGCATTGCTGCACGTGCGGCGCAGCCATGCGGACGTGATCGCTACGCTCAAGCGTTTCAAGCTGGGGCGTAGCGGCATTATTCATGCGTTCGCGGGTAGCCAGGAGGAAGCGCGGGAATACATCAAGCTGGGTTTCAAACTGGGCCTGGGCGGCGCTGCGACCTGGCCGCAGGCGCTGCGCATGCATCGAGTCATCGCCCAATTGCCGCTGGACTGCATCGTGCTGGAAACCGATTCCCCGGACATGGCGCCCGCGATGTACCCCGGGCAACGCAATAGCCCGGAGCATTTACCGGACATCTGTGAAGCACTGGCGAAGTTGATGGGAGTGACGGCAGAGCAACTGGCCGAGGCTAGCACCCGCAATGCCTGCGAGGTGTTTGGGTGGGGGTGA
- the yacG gene encoding zinc-binding protein, translating to MSTPTTVDCPTCGAPVEWSAASPSRPFCSERCKLIDLGAWASEEHAIPVSPDAEDELFSGDFPERH from the coding sequence ATGAGCACACCAACAACTGTCGACTGCCCCACCTGCGGTGCACCCGTGGAATGGAGCGCTGCCAGCCCCTCACGGCCTTTCTGCTCCGAACGCTGCAAGCTGATTGACCTGGGCGCCTGGGCGTCTGAAGAACACGCCATTCCGGTCAGCCCGGATGCGGAAGATGAGCTGTTCTCCGGGGATTTTCCGGAG
- the nadC gene encoding nicotinate-nucleotide pyrophosphorylase, producing the protein MPNLQLATLNAEIEANVRRALLEDVGSGDITAQLIPAERLAKATIISRDAAVIAGTAWVDAVFRQLDPRVAVHWQVVDGDRVQPNQALFHLEGPARSLLTGERSALNFLQMLSGVATKAQHYADMVSDTQVKLLDTRKTLPGLRMAQKYAVTCGGCHNHRIGLFDAFLIKENHIAACGGIAEAITAAHKIAPGKPVEVEVESLAELRQALDAGADIVMLDELSLDDMREAVRLNAGRAKLEASGGINDDTLRVIAETGVDYISIGTLTKDVKAVDLSMRLSL; encoded by the coding sequence ATGCCGAATCTACAACTCGCCACCCTGAATGCCGAAATCGAAGCCAACGTACGCCGTGCGTTGCTGGAGGACGTCGGCAGTGGCGACATCACCGCTCAATTGATCCCTGCCGAACGACTGGCCAAGGCGACGATCATTTCCAGAGACGCAGCGGTTATCGCGGGCACGGCGTGGGTCGATGCGGTATTTCGCCAGCTGGACCCGCGCGTCGCGGTGCATTGGCAGGTGGTGGACGGCGACCGTGTGCAGCCCAATCAGGCGCTGTTCCACCTTGAAGGTCCGGCGCGCTCACTGCTGACCGGTGAACGCAGCGCGCTTAACTTTTTGCAGATGCTGTCCGGGGTTGCCACCAAGGCGCAGCACTATGCGGACATGGTCAGCGACACCCAGGTCAAACTGCTCGACACCCGCAAGACCTTGCCGGGCCTGCGCATGGCGCAGAAATATGCAGTGACCTGCGGCGGCTGCCACAACCACCGCATCGGGCTGTTCGACGCGTTTCTGATCAAGGAAAACCACATCGCAGCCTGCGGCGGCATTGCCGAGGCGATCACTGCCGCCCACAAGATCGCCCCTGGCAAACCGGTGGAGGTTGAAGTCGAGAGCCTCGCCGAACTGCGTCAGGCACTGGATGCAGGTGCGGATATCGTCATGCTCGATGAACTGAGCCTGGACGACATGCGCGAAGCCGTACGCCTCAACGCAGGCCGGGCGAAACTGGAAGCCAGCGGCGGCATCAACGACGACACCCTGCGAGTCATCGCCGAAACCGGCGTGGACTACATTTCCATTGGCACCCTGACCAAGGATGTGAAGGCGGTGGATTTGTCGATGCGCTTGAGCCTCTGA
- the outO gene encoding prepilin peptidase, producing MLILDLLASSPLAFVLSALILGLLVGSFLNVLVYRLPIMMERDWKVQSREMLGLPAEAQGETFNLILPHSRCPKCAHPIRPWENLPVVSYLLLRGKCSSCKTPISKRYPLVELACGLLSGFVAWHFGFGWPAAAMLLLSWGLLAMSLIDADHQLLPDSLVLPLLWIGLIVNSFGLFTSLGDALWGAVAGYLTLWTVFWLFKLVTGKEGMGYGDFKLLAMLGAWGGWQILPLTILLSSLVGAVLGVITLRLRNAETSTPIPFGPYLAIAGWIALLWGGQITDSYMHFAGFR from the coding sequence ATGCTCATCCTCGACCTCCTGGCCAGCTCCCCGCTGGCCTTCGTTCTATCCGCGCTGATCCTGGGCTTACTGGTAGGCAGTTTCCTCAACGTCCTGGTCTATCGCCTGCCAATCATGATGGAGCGCGACTGGAAGGTGCAGTCCCGGGAAATGCTTGGCCTGCCCGCCGAGGCGCAAGGCGAAACCTTTAACCTGATCCTGCCCCACTCCCGCTGCCCGAAATGCGCCCACCCGATTCGCCCGTGGGAAAACCTGCCCGTGGTCAGCTACCTGCTGCTGCGTGGCAAGTGCTCCAGCTGCAAGACGCCCATCAGCAAGCGTTACCCGTTGGTAGAACTGGCGTGTGGCCTGTTGTCCGGGTTTGTCGCCTGGCATTTCGGTTTCGGCTGGCCCGCAGCGGCGATGCTGTTGCTCAGTTGGGGCCTGTTGGCCATGAGCCTGATTGATGCTGATCACCAGTTGCTGCCGGATTCGCTGGTGCTGCCGTTGCTGTGGATCGGGCTGATCGTCAATTCGTTCGGCTTGTTCACCTCATTGGGTGACGCGCTGTGGGGCGCGGTGGCGGGTTATCTGACGTTGTGGACGGTGTTCTGGCTGTTCAAGCTGGTCACCGGCAAGGAAGGCATGGGCTATGGCGATTTCAAGTTACTGGCCATGCTCGGCGCATGGGGTGGCTGGCAGATCCTGCCGCTGACCATCCTGTTGTCGTCGCTGGTGGGCGCGGTGCTGGGTGTGATCACCTTGCGCTTGCGCAATGCCGAGACCAGCACACCGATCCCCTTTGGTCCTTATCTGGCCATCGCGGGGTGGATCGCTTTGCTCTGGGGTGGTCAAATAACCGACTCTTATATGCACTTCGCCGGTTTCAGATGA
- the pilE_2 gene encoding Pilus biogenesis protein tapA precursor has protein sequence MKAVQKGFTLIELMIVVAIVGILAAVAIPQYGDYTSRARASATFSELASYKTAVGLCAQETGGLNDCAAGTNGVPAAVDTTNLVGLAVAKTGEITGSSAANTTGGTALKFKYTPNLAAGAANMTWVMSDTICDKDRGLKPGTSGCAK, from the coding sequence ATGAAGGCAGTACAAAAAGGCTTTACGTTGATCGAGTTGATGATCGTTGTTGCGATCGTCGGTATCCTGGCAGCGGTGGCAATTCCGCAATACGGCGACTACACCTCTCGCGCTCGCGCTTCCGCAACTTTTAGCGAGCTTGCATCCTACAAAACGGCTGTTGGCTTGTGCGCGCAAGAAACCGGTGGGCTGAATGACTGCGCTGCGGGTACAAATGGTGTGCCGGCTGCAGTTGATACAACCAACTTGGTTGGTCTGGCTGTTGCTAAAACCGGCGAAATCACCGGTAGCAGCGCAGCGAACACCACTGGCGGCACGGCTCTGAAGTTCAAGTACACCCCTAACTTGGCCGCTGGCGCAGCGAACATGACTTGGGTTATGTCTGACACTATTTGTGATAAAGATCGTGGTTTGAAACCAGGCACTTCCGGCTGCGCGAAGTAA
- the ampE gene encoding AmpE protein, with product MSFLVLLLAVLIEKFSALRQRVQRDGMWLAELRRLEAKPRTASRPWLILMLTVLLPVLLLALILLVLGSVANGWLALPVHVLVLIYSLGRGDLLAALGPFRDACRRGDAQAAVHVAERDMGAKADNAEELLRGVQSHLLWQAYQSFFAVIFWYALLGPVAALAYRLLALAAEHARTPAVADNAGQLRHAFDWVPVRLLAASFALVGNFVAVTRVMLHELLNWNISAAQLISKIGCVAGEVPAPVVGVEGVNSLDVLWELLVRAAIVWYAGFALWTLLI from the coding sequence ATGAGTTTTCTGGTGTTACTGCTGGCCGTCTTGATCGAGAAGTTCTCGGCGTTGCGCCAACGTGTCCAGCGCGACGGGATGTGGCTGGCGGAACTGCGCAGGCTTGAAGCAAAACCGCGAACTGCCTCGCGGCCTTGGCTGATTCTGATGCTGACGGTGCTGTTGCCGGTCTTGCTGCTGGCGTTGATTCTGCTGGTGCTCGGCTCTGTCGCCAATGGCTGGCTGGCGTTGCCTGTGCACGTGCTGGTGTTGATTTACAGCCTCGGACGCGGCGATTTGCTGGCAGCGCTGGGGCCGTTTCGTGATGCCTGCCGACGCGGCGATGCGCAAGCGGCCGTGCATGTGGCCGAACGTGACATGGGCGCGAAGGCCGATAACGCCGAAGAGCTGCTGCGTGGCGTACAAAGCCACTTGCTGTGGCAGGCCTATCAAAGTTTCTTTGCGGTCATTTTCTGGTACGCCTTGCTCGGGCCGGTGGCAGCGTTGGCCTATCGCCTGCTGGCCTTGGCTGCAGAACACGCCAGAACGCCTGCGGTAGCGGACAATGCCGGGCAGCTGCGCCATGCGTTCGATTGGGTGCCGGTGCGCCTGCTGGCGGCGAGTTTCGCGCTGGTGGGTAACTTCGTGGCGGTCACCCGGGTGATGCTGCACGAACTGCTCAACTGGAACATCAGCGCTGCACAGTTGATCAGCAAGATCGGCTGTGTCGCCGGTGAAGTGCCAGCGCCGGTGGTCGGCGTGGAAGGGGTCAATAGCCTGGATGTGCTCTGGGAGTTGCTCGTACGTGCGGCGATTGTCTGGTATGCCGGGTTTGCGTTGTGGACGTTGTTGATCTGA
- the xpsE_1 gene encoding type II secretion system protein E: MSDVVLTGLAKQLVVAELIDEKVAQQAYQQARRDKVSLIHYLVQNRLVQALTLAEMASDQFGVPFVDLNAVDKEAQPKELVSEKLVRQHHALPLWRRGNKLYIGISDPTSHQAVTDIQFSTGLNVEAILVEDDKLTDAIEKLFDSHGALGSIADVDLDQESQSATDVKETSIAGENDADDAPVVRFVNKMLLDAIRLGSSDLHFEPYEKSFRVRLRTDGILHEVAKPPINLASRIAARLKVMAGLDISERRKPQDGRVKLRVSKTKSIDFRMNTLPTLWGEKIVMRILDPTSAQMGIDALGYEPEQKALYLEALKQPQGMILVTGPTGSGKTVSLYTGLNILNTVDINISTAEDPVEINLEGINQVNVNPRQGMDFSQALRAFLRQDPDVIMVGEIRDLETAEIAIKASQTGHMVLSTLHTNSAAETLTRLHHMGVAAFNIATAINLIIAQRLARKLCPHCKKEADIPRETLIKEGFPEDKIGTFKIYTPVGCNLCNGGYKGRVGIYEVVKKTPELERIIMEEGNSLDISIQMRKDGFNDLRTSGLIKAMQGITSLEEVNRVTKD, encoded by the coding sequence ATGAGTGATGTTGTCCTGACCGGTTTGGCCAAACAATTGGTGGTCGCCGAGCTTATTGATGAAAAGGTGGCGCAGCAGGCTTATCAGCAAGCGCGGCGTGACAAGGTTTCACTGATCCATTACCTGGTGCAAAACCGTCTGGTGCAGGCGCTGACGCTGGCGGAAATGGCGTCCGATCAGTTCGGCGTCCCCTTTGTCGACCTTAACGCGGTGGACAAGGAAGCCCAGCCGAAAGAGCTGGTTAGCGAAAAACTCGTGCGTCAGCACCACGCCCTGCCTTTGTGGCGGCGCGGCAACAAGCTTTATATAGGCATCTCAGACCCCACCAGCCATCAGGCCGTCACCGATATCCAGTTCAGCACCGGCCTTAATGTCGAAGCCATTCTGGTCGAAGACGACAAGCTGACTGACGCCATCGAGAAGCTGTTCGACAGCCACGGGGCGCTGGGTTCTATCGCCGATGTAGACCTGGACCAGGAAAGTCAATCCGCTACCGATGTCAAAGAAACATCGATTGCGGGTGAAAACGACGCCGACGATGCCCCTGTAGTCCGCTTCGTCAATAAAATGCTGCTGGATGCCATTCGCCTCGGCTCATCAGACTTGCACTTTGAGCCCTATGAGAAATCCTTCCGGGTTCGCCTGCGTACCGACGGCATTCTCCACGAAGTCGCCAAGCCACCCATCAATCTTGCCAGTCGTATTGCAGCTCGCTTGAAGGTGATGGCCGGGCTGGATATTTCGGAGCGTCGCAAGCCGCAGGATGGCCGGGTCAAGCTTAGGGTGTCGAAAACCAAGTCCATCGACTTCCGGATGAATACGCTCCCGACACTTTGGGGCGAGAAAATCGTGATGCGGATTCTCGACCCGACCAGCGCGCAGATGGGCATCGACGCATTGGGCTATGAGCCGGAACAGAAAGCGCTGTATCTGGAAGCTTTGAAACAACCTCAAGGCATGATTCTGGTCACCGGCCCCACCGGTTCGGGTAAAACCGTGTCGCTATACACCGGCCTGAATATCCTCAATACCGTGGACATCAATATCTCCACGGCCGAAGACCCGGTGGAGATCAACCTGGAAGGCATTAACCAGGTCAACGTCAATCCGCGTCAAGGAATGGACTTCTCCCAGGCCCTCCGGGCGTTTCTGCGTCAGGATCCCGACGTGATCATGGTCGGCGAGATCCGTGACCTGGAAACGGCCGAGATCGCCATCAAGGCTTCGCAAACCGGCCACATGGTACTGTCGACGCTGCACACCAACAGTGCTGCAGAAACCCTGACTCGTTTGCACCATATGGGCGTCGCAGCCTTCAACATCGCCACCGCCATCAACCTGATCATTGCCCAACGGCTGGCGCGCAAGTTGTGCCCGCATTGCAAGAAAGAAGCAGACATCCCTAGGGAGACCTTGATCAAGGAAGGCTTTCCAGAAGACAAGATCGGCACCTTCAAGATTTATACGCCCGTGGGCTGTAACCTGTGCAACGGTGGCTATAAAGGTCGGGTGGGGATTTACGAAGTGGTCAAGAAAACTCCGGAACTGGAGCGCATCATTATGGAAGAAGGCAATTCGCTGGATATTTCCATTCAAATGCGCAAAGACGGTTTTAACGATTTACGCACCTCCGGGCTGATCAAAGCTATGCAGGGCATTACCAGCCTTGAAGAAGTCAATCGCGTGACCAAGGATTAA